In the Oryza glaberrima chromosome 6, OglaRS2, whole genome shotgun sequence genome, one interval contains:
- the LOC127776430 gene encoding uncharacterized protein At4g28440-like, whose translation MSSTGRPYGRRGGAAPSYVPRPRAPNPSPSAPAPARPPQQLRKPVFTTVERLRPQSHGHTLTARVLSARIILDNPPPRARLAECLVGDNTGTVLFTARNQQVDLVKPGTTVIFRNAKIDMFKGTMRLAVDKWGRIEVTDPASFQVKEDNNVSLVEYELVDVVDED comes from the exons ATGTCTTCCACCGGTCGCCCCTacggccgtcgcggcggcgccgctccctcctaCGTGCCGCGCCCCCGCGCACCCAACCCCTCGCCatccgctcccgctcccgcacGGCCGCCGCAGCAACTGCGTAAACCGGTGTTCACCACCGTGGAGCGGCTGCGGCCCCAGAGCCACGGCCACACCCTCACCGCCCGCGTCCTCTCCGCCCGCATCATCCTCGACAACCCTCCTCCCCGCGCTCGTCTCGCTGAGTGCCTCGTCGGCGACAACACCGGCACCGTCCTCTTCACCGCCCGCAACCAACAag TTGACTTGGTGAAGCCAGGCACCACGGTCATCTTCCGCAATGCCAAGATTGACATGTTCAAGGGGACCATGAGGCTGGCAGTTGACAAATGGGGCCGGATCGAGGTGACGGACCCTGCCAGCTTTCAAGTCAAGGAAGACAACAACGTGTCGCTGGTCGAGTATGAGCTGGTGGATGTCGTCGACGAGGATTGA